The Deinococcus carri genome segment AGCTCCACGATTTCCTGCGCCTGCTTCTTGGTGCCCACGAACAGAATCACGCCGCCGCGCTCGGACAGGTCCTTGATGTAGTCGAAGGAGCGGTCGAGCTGCTTGAGGGTCTTTTGCAGGTCGATGATGAAGATGCCGTTGCGCTCGGCGAAGATGAACCGCTTGAACTTGGGGTTCCAGCGCTTGGTCTCGTGCCCGAAGTGGACGCCCGCTTCGAGCAGCTGCTTCATGGAGATGTACGACATGTCGGACTCCTGAGCGTTGGTGGGAAAAGTTTGCCGTCCTCGTGCCAGCCTCTCGTCCGTTCCCAATTGCTGAACAGACACGTTTCCTGGGCCAGGCCTCCGCGCGACGCTCGAGCGCGCGGGGGCGGGGGTCACGGGGGCACCCAAACGGAAATTATAGCAGTTCTGCCGCTGCGAGAGCCGCGACGGTCAGCACGGGCTGCGCCTCGTCGTGCCTGCCGTCTTCCAGCCACCACGCGGCCGACAGGCCCGCGTAGGCCAGCACCCACTGGAGAAGGCGGGACCGCTCCAGCCCCGCCGCCTGCGCCACGACGTGCGATTGCCGGGCGAGCCGTCCGGGCTGCGTGGCCGTCTTCAGGTCCGGGTTGCAGAAGATGTTGGCGTAGTCGAAGCCGCGCTCGCCCAGCAGGCTGTGGGGGTCAATCGCCAGCCAGCCACGCCCACCCTGCTCCAGCCGGCTGCCGTCCAGCACGTTCTCGTGGTGCAGGTCGCCGTGCAGCACGCCCACGTCTCGCGGCGTCTCCAGCAACTGCCGGGCCGTGTCCGCCGCTTCCACAAACATCCCCCCGTGCTGCCGGGAGGCCGCCTCCAGCGAGCGAAACCACCGCTCCAGCGGTGCCAGTTCGGGCAGAGGCCGGGCACGCGGAACATGCAGCCGGGCCGCCACCCCGCAGAGAATGCGGCTCGCCTCATCGTCCTGCCCCTCGCGCACCATCTGCACCAGGGAGCGCGGCCCCGTGAGGCGCTCCAGCAGCAGCGCCCCGGTTCCCTCGTCGTATGCCAGGACCCGCGCGGCCCCGTCACCCTGCCACCACCGCATCAGCCCGCCGCCGCGGCGTTCCTCGGCCCCGCGGGGCAGTTTGAGCATGGCGGGTTGTCCCCCAGCTCGCACGGGCAACAGATCGCTGCTGTGGGTGTGCAGCGCCTCGCCGTCCGGCACGAGCTGCCAGCGGTTCAGGTAAGGGGCGAACGGCCAGGGGCTGGCGTCTCCAGAACGGCTCATCTCAGTGCGACTTGATCCAGCTCGCCGCGTCCCGCATCGGCCCCGCCGCGATGGGCCGGAAGTCGTCGTCGATGAGGCTGGCGGCTGGCCCCAGCGAGTGGCCCAGGCCGGGGTAGACCTTGACCGTCGCCTCCCGACCCGCCGCCTTGAACGCCTGTTCCAGCGTGCCCAGATATTTTGTGGGCGTGTTCGCGTCATTCGCGCCTTGCAGCACCAGC includes the following:
- a CDS encoding aminoglycoside phosphotransferase family protein — its product is MSRSGDASPWPFAPYLNRWQLVPDGEALHTHSSDLLPVRAGGQPAMLKLPRGAEERRGGGLMRWWQGDGAARVLAYDEGTGALLLERLTGPRSLVQMVREGQDDEASRILCGVAARLHVPRARPLPELAPLERWFRSLEAASRQHGGMFVEAADTARQLLETPRDVGVLHGDLHHENVLDGSRLEQGGRGWLAIDPHSLLGERGFDYANIFCNPDLKTATQPGRLARQSHVVAQAAGLERSRLLQWVLAYAGLSAAWWLEDGRHDEAQPVLTVAALAAAELL